The following are from one region of the Anaeropeptidivorans aminofermentans genome:
- the lexA gene encoding transcriptional repressor LexA: MPEKLTVKQQMIYDFLKEEIRTKGYPPSIREICAVVGLSSTSTVHSHLETLERKGYIKRSPSKNRSIEILEEDFYAPMRGVINIPIVGKVTAGEPILAVENIEGTFPVPSEYINDYTCFFLRIAGDSMINAGIHNKDIVLVRQQSYADNGDIVVALLDDSATVKTFYKEKDHVRLQPESPFFDPIITRDVTIIGKVIGLFRKL; the protein is encoded by the coding sequence ATGCCGGAGAAATTAACTGTCAAGCAACAGATGATTTACGACTTCTTAAAAGAAGAAATTCGCACCAAGGGCTACCCTCCCTCAATTAGGGAAATATGCGCCGTTGTAGGCTTAAGTTCAACTTCTACAGTTCATTCTCATCTTGAGACCCTTGAAAGAAAGGGCTATATAAAGCGTTCTCCTTCCAAAAACCGCTCAATTGAAATACTTGAAGAAGATTTTTACGCCCCTATGAGAGGGGTTATAAATATTCCTATTGTTGGAAAAGTTACTGCCGGAGAACCTATACTTGCCGTAGAAAATATTGAGGGCACATTCCCTGTCCCTTCGGAATACATAAACGATTATACCTGCTTCTTTTTAAGAATAGCCGGAGACAGCATGATAAACGCCGGCATCCATAATAAAGATATTGTTCTTGTCCGCCAGCAGTCCTATGCCGATAACGGCGACATCGTGGTTGCCCTTTTAGACGATTCCGCAACGGTTAAAACATTTTATAAAGAAAAGGACCATGTGAGGCTCCAGCCGGAAAGCCCCTTTTTCGACCCTATTATTACGAGAGATGTGACCATTATAGGAAAGGTCATCGGCCTTTTCAGGAAATTATAG
- a CDS encoding isochorismatase family protein: protein MKKALIIVDYQYDFVAEDGKLSAGEAARNIEHHLVKLIEDFNSDGNYSGVIFTYDSHNIKDFTENSHPEGKVFPPHCIYGEKGYGYYGKLKNYEEKPDSNILLLSKRGYSLNSDIISQLVDKYNDFTFAGVVTDICVFQNVIAFYNCACNKDKPIKITVDTKGCASFNPEREQECLKYMKEVLGVEIL from the coding sequence ATGAAAAAAGCTCTAATAATAGTAGATTATCAATACGATTTCGTAGCAGAGGACGGAAAGCTTTCAGCCGGAGAGGCAGCGAGAAATATTGAACACCATCTGGTAAAGCTAATTGAGGATTTTAATTCTGACGGTAACTACAGCGGTGTCATATTTACTTATGATAGCCATAACATAAAGGACTTTACTGAAAATTCCCACCCGGAAGGTAAAGTATTCCCTCCCCATTGCATATACGGTGAAAAGGGCTATGGGTATTATGGAAAGCTTAAAAATTATGAAGAAAAGCCTGATTCCAACATCCTTTTGCTAAGCAAAAGAGGATACAGCCTGAACAGTGATATTATTTCCCAATTAGTAGATAAATATAACGACTTCACTTTTGCGGGAGTAGTTACAGATATATGCGTATTCCAAAACGTTATTGCCTTTTATAATTGTGCCTGCAATAAAGATAAGCCTATAAAAATAACCGTCGACACAAAAGGCTGTGCTTCTTTTAATCCTGAAAGGGAGCAGGAATGCCTTAAATATATGAAAGAGGTTCTGGGAGTAGAAATATTATAA
- a CDS encoding MATE family efflux transporter: protein MESKKRLRELLTISSPIIMEQVFITIMGLVNQLMVANAIGEHAVSAVGIIDSVSNIMISVFAALTTGGTIIVAQYIGRKNMEEAKEAGSQALVLAVILSFFVMVFFYVFKVGMMNFLFDGTEKLVYDSGFSYFTIIMFSFPVLAITQTIFGVARGSGNTATPMLITIIMNVFNVILGYLLIFPWKVNIFNWLNIESGGFGIEGAAWALLLARLVGMILSVIHIIFLEKNIRLNKLKYFKINFATQKNVLGIGIPTSVESSLFQVGRLITQLYIVGMGTAAMFANSVSSNIFGFVNVPGNALSTGVMILVGQKIGRGEEEDVEKTTFFAVKAGAIMFLIISIVLFPMTGLIGRAYNASDVSARLINGILKSGFIATPIFWTSSFVTPAALRATGDVKYTMIIAIASMWIVRIVLGYILGVTMGFGVYGVWVAMYSDWVIRGLFFTLRMKKGGWKKRLAVNMAK, encoded by the coding sequence ATGGAATCAAAAAAAAGGCTGAGAGAGCTGCTTACGATCTCATCTCCGATTATAATGGAGCAGGTTTTTATTACTATAATGGGCCTTGTGAATCAGTTGATGGTAGCAAATGCCATTGGAGAGCATGCAGTGTCAGCAGTAGGCATAATAGACAGTGTTAGCAATATCATGATTTCTGTTTTTGCTGCACTTACAACAGGGGGAACAATTATAGTCGCCCAGTACATAGGAAGAAAGAATATGGAGGAGGCAAAGGAGGCAGGCTCTCAAGCGTTGGTACTTGCCGTAATATTGTCTTTTTTTGTTATGGTGTTTTTTTATGTCTTTAAGGTGGGCATGATGAATTTTCTTTTTGACGGAACAGAAAAGCTGGTATACGATTCAGGATTTTCCTATTTTACCATAATCATGTTTTCTTTTCCTGTTCTTGCTATAACCCAGACTATATTTGGGGTCGCAAGAGGAAGCGGAAATACGGCTACGCCTATGCTTATTACTATTATAATGAATGTTTTTAATGTTATTTTAGGATATTTGCTTATATTCCCATGGAAGGTAAATATTTTTAATTGGCTTAATATAGAAAGCGGCGGCTTTGGAATAGAAGGGGCCGCATGGGCATTGCTTTTAGCAAGGCTTGTGGGCATGATTTTATCTGTAATACATATTATATTCTTGGAAAAAAACATACGGCTTAATAAGCTTAAATACTTTAAAATCAATTTTGCTACCCAGAAAAATGTTCTGGGCATAGGCATACCTACAAGTGTAGAATCCAGTCTTTTTCAAGTAGGAAGGCTTATTACCCAGCTTTATATAGTAGGAATGGGTACGGCGGCTATGTTTGCCAATTCCGTAAGCTCTAATATTTTCGGATTTGTAAACGTTCCAGGAAACGCCTTAAGCACAGGGGTTATGATTCTCGTAGGCCAGAAAATAGGCCGCGGGGAAGAAGAGGACGTTGAAAAAACTACTTTTTTTGCAGTAAAAGCAGGGGCGATAATGTTCCTTATTATAAGTATTGTGCTTTTCCCCATGACAGGGCTTATAGGAAGAGCATATAATGCAAGTGATGTTTCTGCAAGGCTTATCAATGGAATCTTAAAATCAGGCTTTATTGCAACGCCGATTTTTTGGACGTCTTCATTTGTAACTCCTGCTGCCTTGAGGGCAACAGGAGACGTAAAATATACCATGATAATTGCCATCGCAAGTATGTGGATTGTAAGAATTGTTCTTGGATATATTCTTGGGGTTACGATGGGCTTTGGCGTTTATGGCGTATGGGTAGCAATGTATTCCGATTGGGTAATCAGGGGTCTTTTCTTTACTTTAAGAATGAAAAAAGGCGGCTGGAAGAAAAGACTTGCAGTAAATATGGCAAAATAA
- a CDS encoding tyrosine-protein phosphatase, producing the protein MLRRFIFQNTLNTRDLGGYPIASGGHTRYGSFIRSDAPANLTDNEVSKLYKYNITTILDLRGPEEIKRTPSFFADKKGFNYYNYPLYGNGRLPEKENDIADSYLAMLQDYKLVYSIMKLFADTESGILFHCTAGKDRTGIISALLLALAGVSMPDILVDYQISYTYIYSIICKLRKDEPSLPAWAGQSKPEYLADFFTKFLNKYHSVEGYLSYIGLTDCDILNIKNKLIFS; encoded by the coding sequence ATGCTGCGCAGATTTATATTTCAGAACACCCTAAATACAAGGGATTTAGGAGGATATCCAATAGCCTCAGGAGGGCATACCCGTTACGGCAGCTTTATACGAAGTGATGCTCCTGCAAACCTTACTGATAATGAAGTAAGTAAATTATATAAGTATAATATTACCACAATTCTTGACCTTCGCGGCCCGGAAGAGATTAAGAGAACACCAAGCTTTTTTGCAGATAAAAAAGGATTTAACTATTATAATTATCCTCTATATGGAAACGGCAGATTGCCGGAAAAAGAAAATGATATCGCCGATTCTTATTTAGCTATGTTACAAGATTACAAATTAGTTTACTCTATTATGAAACTGTTCGCAGATACAGAATCGGGCATATTATTTCACTGTACCGCCGGGAAGGACAGAACCGGCATTATTTCAGCTCTTTTACTCGCGCTTGCCGGAGTTTCAATGCCCGATATTCTTGTGGATTATCAAATTTCATATACATATATTTACAGTATCATCTGTAAATTACGTAAAGATGAGCCTTCTCTTCCCGCATGGGCGGGCCAATCAAAACCTGAATATTTGGCTGACTTTTTCACAAAATTCTTGAATAAGTATCATTCTGTGGAAGGCTATTTATCCTATATCGGGTTAACGGACTGTGATATTCTAAATATAAAAAATAAATTGATTTTTTCTTAA
- the polA gene encoding DNA polymerase I — MPEKIMLVDGNSIINRAFYALPALTNKNGEYTNGIFGFLNIIIKLFEEENPDYLGVAFDLPGKTFRHEQFDEYKGTRKAMPMELRPQIPMLKELLKKMNIPVYELEGYEADDILGSLAKSSQKNGLETVLVSGDRDLLQIASEDIKIRIPKTKGGKTEVEDYYEKDVMEKYGVTPKEFIDVKALMGDSSDNIPGVPGIGEKTALKIIQEYKSLENAYENIASLKPKKASENMLEFKEQAFMSKFLAEINTELNLSLPEEKCQYENIFNPEALSEMERLEFKSLIKKFDKREAPKPEDPSKLNFTFIKEKGQTDSLLKAMEKARTCALSFIEIDGLCLGASFYFEEEGGFFIEFNEELTLKEFLSETKFFYDSQCEIITLDSKNTIVLLYKNGIAIENIIFDAILGGYILNASISSYTYDYIGEKYLNERFPSLEDLIGKGKSKLDFRTLDDNTKLLYGCRQSYTAFKAFPIMKALLKENQQEELYYEIELPTARVLAFIEIYGIKVDKNALIDFDKLLTEDINKLTEEIYEMTGEVFNINSPSQLGNILFGKLGIKGGKRTKTGYSTAVDVLEPLRFDYPVVEKILNYRTLSKLKSTYCDGLLAVMDKETEKIYSTFNQTVTATGRLSSTEPNLQNIPIRTEIGRELRKVFIPSSDEYILVDADYSQIELRILAHISEDEAMIKAYRTGEDIHRFTASQVLHKAPEDVTSFERNSAKAVNFGIVYGIGAYSLSQDLGISVKEADDYISAYFSKYPKVKAYMDRTIADAKKNGYAKTMFGRRREIPEISSSNFNTRSFGERVAMNMPIQGSAADIIKIAMVKVFNRLKKENLASRIILQVHDELLLEVKKDEKEIVEKLLKEEMENAVKLLVPLVADVHSGETWFDAK, encoded by the coding sequence ATGCCGGAAAAAATAATGCTTGTAGATGGAAACAGCATCATAAACAGAGCCTTTTATGCCTTGCCTGCCCTTACAAATAAAAACGGTGAATATACAAACGGAATATTCGGCTTTCTAAATATAATTATAAAGCTTTTTGAAGAAGAAAATCCTGATTATCTTGGGGTTGCTTTTGACTTGCCGGGAAAGACTTTCCGTCATGAGCAATTTGATGAATATAAAGGCACGAGAAAAGCGATGCCTATGGAATTAAGGCCTCAGATTCCTATGCTTAAAGAGCTTTTGAAGAAAATGAATATACCGGTATACGAATTGGAAGGTTATGAGGCAGACGATATTTTAGGTTCTCTTGCGAAATCTTCTCAGAAAAACGGTCTTGAAACAGTTCTCGTTTCAGGAGACCGGGACCTTCTTCAAATCGCTTCGGAGGATATTAAAATCCGCATTCCTAAAACAAAGGGCGGAAAAACTGAAGTTGAAGATTATTATGAAAAGGATGTAATGGAAAAATACGGGGTTACCCCGAAGGAATTTATCGATGTAAAAGCCCTTATGGGCGATAGCTCCGATAATATTCCCGGCGTTCCTGGAATCGGTGAAAAAACTGCCCTTAAAATCATTCAGGAATATAAATCCCTTGAAAATGCCTATGAAAATATAGCTTCTTTAAAACCTAAAAAAGCTTCTGAGAATATGCTTGAATTTAAGGAACAGGCCTTTATGAGCAAATTTCTTGCTGAAATCAATACGGAATTAAATTTAAGCCTTCCCGAAGAAAAATGCCAATATGAAAATATTTTTAATCCCGAAGCCTTGTCTGAAATGGAAAGGCTTGAGTTTAAGTCTCTTATTAAAAAATTTGATAAAAGAGAAGCACCAAAGCCCGAGGACCCTTCAAAGCTTAATTTTACCTTTATAAAGGAAAAGGGCCAAACAGATAGTCTTTTAAAAGCTATGGAAAAGGCCCGTACCTGTGCCTTAAGCTTTATTGAAATAGATGGCCTCTGTCTTGGAGCAAGCTTTTATTTCGAAGAAGAAGGCGGCTTCTTTATAGAATTTAATGAAGAACTTACATTAAAAGAATTTCTTTCTGAAACCAAGTTTTTCTATGACAGTCAATGTGAAATTATCACCTTAGACTCGAAAAATACCATTGTTCTATTATATAAAAATGGTATTGCTATTGAAAATATTATTTTTGACGCCATATTAGGCGGATATATATTAAACGCCTCCATATCTTCATACACTTATGATTATATCGGGGAAAAATATCTTAATGAGCGTTTTCCTTCCCTTGAAGATTTAATAGGAAAAGGAAAAAGCAAATTAGATTTCAGAACCCTTGACGACAATACAAAATTATTATACGGCTGCCGCCAAAGCTATACAGCCTTTAAGGCCTTTCCTATAATGAAAGCGCTTTTAAAGGAAAATCAGCAAGAGGAACTTTATTATGAAATAGAGCTTCCCACGGCAAGAGTTCTCGCCTTTATTGAAATTTACGGCATAAAGGTAGATAAAAATGCTCTAATCGATTTTGATAAGCTTTTGACGGAAGATATCAATAAGCTTACAGAAGAAATATATGAAATGACAGGAGAAGTATTTAACATTAATTCTCCTTCTCAGCTTGGAAACATTCTTTTTGGCAAGCTCGGGATAAAAGGCGGAAAGCGCACCAAAACAGGATACTCTACAGCTGTCGATGTATTGGAGCCTCTTCGCTTTGACTATCCTGTAGTTGAAAAAATACTGAACTACAGGACATTAAGCAAGCTCAAATCAACCTATTGTGACGGCCTTTTAGCTGTTATGGATAAAGAAACAGAAAAAATATACTCAACCTTCAATCAAACCGTAACCGCAACGGGGAGACTTTCAAGCACCGAGCCTAATTTGCAGAACATTCCCATAAGAACTGAAATCGGAAGAGAGCTTAGAAAAGTATTTATCCCCTCCTCCGATGAATATATTCTTGTGGACGCAGATTATAGCCAGATAGAGCTTAGAATCCTTGCCCATATTTCAGAAGATGAGGCAATGATTAAGGCTTACCGCACGGGTGAAGATATTCATAGATTTACTGCAAGCCAGGTGCTTCACAAGGCTCCGGAAGATGTAACAAGCTTTGAAAGAAATAGTGCAAAGGCCGTTAACTTCGGTATCGTATACGGCATAGGCGCCTATAGCCTAAGCCAGGACCTCGGCATAAGCGTTAAAGAGGCAGACGATTATATCTCTGCATACTTTTCAAAATACCCTAAGGTAAAAGCCTATATGGATAGAACCATCGCCGATGCAAAGAAAAACGGCTATGCAAAAACTATGTTTGGAAGACGCAGAGAAATCCCTGAAATCAGCTCTTCAAACTTCAATACAAGAAGCTTTGGCGAAAGAGTCGCCATGAATATGCCCATTCAGGGAAGCGCCGCCGATATTATAAAAATTGCCATGGTTAAAGTATTTAATCGCT